A genomic window from Streptomyces sp. NBC_01429 includes:
- a CDS encoding helix-turn-helix domain-containing protein yields MKELVGRLAALDPDAGAALQVIAYFDRLVEGRAGLESLVRGAAVLAGCPARLVDEERGIRIRVGTDGVRRDEGGLVGSGWMSAPLVAGAAPAVWLECDGPPGGVRAMVLERTAAAVRDVLERTRGRTPVADPAADPASVEVLLDARAPEHDRWRAAGRLGLRQTAPARAVAPWDGPPVVEAVTSPVARGPAAPGYGRAGVGPAVPVLELPSSWAAARTALRFTAAGTEQDPGPGTVYAEELGGLALLAEAVGPADEPIPDVRALERAIASAPWAAVTLHTVACATSLRAAAAELHLHHSTLQDRLAQAEHWLGWPVHEAHGRLRLQLALMVWRLHRDQRPRSTGP; encoded by the coding sequence GTGAAAGAGCTGGTGGGCAGACTGGCGGCGCTCGATCCGGACGCGGGCGCCGCGCTCCAAGTGATCGCGTACTTCGACCGGCTGGTCGAGGGCCGGGCCGGGCTGGAGTCCCTCGTGCGGGGCGCGGCGGTGCTGGCCGGCTGCCCGGCCCGGCTGGTGGACGAGGAGCGCGGCATACGGATCCGGGTCGGCACCGACGGGGTACGGCGGGACGAGGGCGGCCTGGTCGGGTCCGGGTGGATGTCGGCGCCGCTGGTGGCGGGCGCGGCGCCGGCGGTGTGGCTGGAGTGCGACGGGCCGCCCGGCGGGGTGCGCGCGATGGTGCTGGAGCGGACGGCCGCGGCCGTCAGGGACGTGCTGGAGCGGACCAGGGGCCGGACGCCGGTGGCGGATCCGGCGGCCGATCCCGCTTCGGTGGAAGTGCTGCTGGACGCCCGTGCGCCGGAGCACGACCGGTGGCGGGCGGCCGGCCGGCTGGGGTTGCGGCAGACGGCGCCGGCCCGCGCGGTGGCCCCGTGGGACGGGCCGCCGGTGGTCGAGGCGGTGACCTCGCCCGTCGCGCGCGGGCCGGCGGCTCCGGGCTACGGACGCGCCGGGGTCGGCCCGGCCGTGCCCGTACTCGAACTGCCGTCGTCCTGGGCGGCGGCCCGCACCGCGCTGCGGTTCACTGCGGCGGGAACCGAACAGGACCCCGGGCCCGGCACGGTGTACGCGGAGGAGCTGGGCGGACTCGCCCTGCTGGCGGAGGCGGTCGGGCCGGCGGACGAGCCGATTCCCGACGTACGGGCGCTGGAACGCGCGATCGCCTCGGCGCCCTGGGCTGCCGTCACCCTCCATACGGTCGCCTGCGCCACCAGCCTGCGCGCGGCGGCGGCGGAGCTGCATCTGCACCATTCGACGCTCCAGGACCGGCTGGCGCAGGCGGAACACTGGCTGGGCTGGCCGGTGCACGAGGCGCACGGGCGGCTGCGGCTCCAACTGGCCCTCATGGTGTGGCGGTTGCACCGCGATCAGCGGCCGCGCTCCACCGGACCGTAA
- a CDS encoding alpha/beta hydrolase, translating to MTTTASSGAPDDRTSLPPVPFDPELSAALDVLTGQLGDTLALDDIPGVRRASLAQRPSDETLRRDGAFEVEERTVPGPPGEPDISLLVCRPAGVPSPLPALYCVHGGGMVIGDNRTGIDSALDWAAELGAVVVSVEYRLAPEHPHPAPVEDVYTGLVRTVELAGELGIDPARIVITGGSAGGGLAAATALLARDRGGPALLGQLLMCPMLDDRNDTPSSLQMAGLGMWDRTANHKGWTALLGGARGGPDVSPYAAPARAEDLSGLPPAFIDVGSAETFRDEDVAYAARLWQAGGRAELHVWPGGFHGFDVMAPQSAIARDARAAQLNWLRRLLAS from the coding sequence ATGACCACCACCGCGTCCTCCGGTGCGCCGGACGACCGGACGAGCCTGCCGCCCGTCCCGTTCGACCCGGAGCTTTCCGCGGCGCTCGATGTCCTCACCGGGCAGCTCGGGGACACACTGGCGCTGGACGACATCCCGGGCGTGCGCCGCGCCTCCCTCGCGCAGCGGCCCTCGGACGAGACCCTGCGGCGCGACGGCGCGTTCGAGGTCGAGGAGCGTACGGTGCCGGGGCCGCCCGGGGAGCCGGACATCTCGCTGCTCGTCTGCCGGCCGGCCGGGGTCCCGTCCCCGCTGCCCGCGCTCTACTGCGTCCACGGCGGCGGCATGGTGATCGGGGACAACCGCACCGGCATCGACTCCGCGCTGGACTGGGCGGCCGAACTGGGCGCGGTCGTCGTGTCGGTGGAGTACCGGCTGGCGCCCGAGCATCCGCATCCCGCGCCGGTGGAGGATGTGTACACCGGCCTCGTACGGACCGTCGAACTCGCCGGTGAGCTGGGGATCGATCCGGCCAGGATCGTGATCACCGGCGGCAGCGCCGGCGGCGGTCTGGCCGCGGCGACGGCTCTGCTGGCGCGCGACCGGGGCGGTCCCGCGCTGCTCGGGCAGCTGCTGATGTGCCCCATGCTGGACGACCGCAACGACACTCCTTCCAGCCTTCAGATGGCCGGTCTGGGGATGTGGGACCGCACGGCGAACCACAAGGGGTGGACCGCGCTGCTGGGCGGGGCGCGCGGCGGCCCCGACGTCTCGCCGTACGCCGCACCGGCCCGCGCCGAGGATCTGTCGGGGCTGCCGCCGGCCTTCATCGACGTCGGCTCCGCCGAGACCTTCCGGGACGAGGACGTCGCCTACGCGGCCCGGCTGTGGCAGGCAGGTGGCCGGGCGGAACTGCATGTGTGGCCGGGCGGATTCCATGGATTCGACGTCATGGCGCCGCAGTCCGCGATCGCACGGGACGCCCGCGCCGCGCAGTTGAACTGGCTGCGCCGGCTGCTGGCGAGCTGA
- a CDS encoding ABC transporter substrate-binding protein, whose translation MRLTVRSLPTALLVLTAAATGCAPQENSPSAATPAATASCTPAALSTEAAGKLTVGTDKPAYAPWFQDDDPASGKGYESAVAYSVAKALGYRADQVVWRTVPFNNSFAPGEKNFDFDINQVSISDERKRAVDFSSGYYDVRQAVVALKKSPYAKAKSAADLKGAKLGAQVGTTSLDTINEIIEPKRQPAVFQKNDFAKSALRNGQVDAIVVDLPTAFYITSAEVPDAEVVGQFADSAGTAEQFGLVLDKGSPLTACVTRAVDGLRADGTLAALEKKWLADAVDAPVLK comes from the coding sequence ATGCGTCTCACAGTCCGGAGCCTGCCCACCGCGCTCCTCGTCCTCACCGCCGCCGCCACCGGCTGCGCCCCGCAGGAGAACTCGCCGTCCGCGGCCACCCCCGCCGCCACGGCCTCCTGCACCCCGGCCGCCCTGTCCACGGAGGCCGCCGGAAAGCTGACCGTCGGCACCGACAAGCCGGCCTACGCGCCCTGGTTCCAGGACGACGACCCGGCGAGCGGCAAGGGCTACGAGTCGGCGGTCGCGTACTCCGTGGCCAAGGCCCTCGGCTACCGCGCGGACCAAGTCGTATGGCGCACCGTCCCGTTCAACAACTCCTTCGCGCCCGGTGAGAAGAACTTCGACTTCGACATCAACCAGGTGTCCATCAGCGACGAACGCAAGCGGGCCGTCGACTTCTCCTCCGGCTACTACGACGTCCGCCAGGCCGTCGTCGCGCTCAAGAAGTCCCCCTACGCGAAGGCCAAGAGCGCCGCCGACCTCAAGGGAGCCAAGCTCGGCGCCCAGGTCGGGACCACCAGCCTCGACACCATCAACGAGATCATCGAGCCGAAGCGACAGCCCGCCGTCTTCCAGAAGAACGACTTCGCCAAGTCCGCCCTGCGCAACGGCCAGGTCGACGCGATCGTCGTCGATCTGCCCACCGCCTTCTACATCACCTCGGCCGAGGTGCCGGACGCCGAGGTCGTCGGCCAGTTCGCGGACTCCGCCGGCACCGCCGAACAGTTCGGCCTCGTCCTCGACAAGGGCAGCCCGCTCACCGCCTGCGTCACCCGCGCCGTAGACGGGCTGCGGGCCGACGGCACGCTCGCCGCGCTGGAGAAGAAGTGGCTCGCGGACGCCGTGGACGCGCCGGTGCTCAAGTGA
- a CDS encoding amino acid ABC transporter permease codes for MTSVSAPAERDTDPYTPSARRLARERHHRARTRRATAIAALSTLVTGAVLFVVITGSPGWQRARETFFSVEYARMALPLVLDGLLLNLRLLAVCGVCVLFLGLLLAVARTLRGPVFFPVRALATAYTDFFRGLPLIICLLMVVFGVPALRLQGVTTDPVLLGGTALVLTYSAYVAEVFRAGIESVHPSQRAAARSLGLSRGRTLRYVVLPQAVRRVVPPLLNDLVSLQKDTGLVSIAGAVDAVYAAQIIAGKYFNYTPYVVAGLVFVALTIPMTRLTDWITARTDRRRAQGGTV; via the coding sequence GTGACCTCGGTATCGGCCCCCGCCGAGCGGGACACCGACCCGTACACCCCCTCCGCGCGGCGCCTGGCACGGGAGCGCCATCACCGCGCCAGGACGCGCCGTGCCACCGCGATCGCCGCGCTCTCCACCCTGGTGACGGGCGCCGTCCTCTTCGTCGTCATCACCGGCTCGCCCGGCTGGCAGCGCGCCCGCGAGACCTTCTTCAGCGTCGAGTACGCCCGGATGGCGCTGCCCCTCGTCCTCGACGGACTGCTGCTCAATCTGCGGCTGCTCGCGGTCTGCGGGGTGTGCGTCCTGTTCCTCGGACTGCTGCTCGCCGTCGCCCGCACCCTGCGCGGCCCCGTCTTCTTCCCGGTCCGCGCGCTGGCCACCGCCTACACCGACTTCTTCCGCGGCCTGCCCCTGATCATCTGTCTGCTGATGGTCGTCTTCGGGGTGCCGGCGCTGCGCCTCCAGGGCGTCACCACGGACCCCGTGCTGCTCGGCGGCACCGCGCTGGTCCTCACCTACTCCGCCTACGTCGCCGAGGTCTTCCGGGCCGGCATCGAATCCGTACACCCCTCGCAGCGCGCGGCGGCCAGATCGCTCGGGCTCTCCCGGGGCAGGACCCTGCGGTACGTCGTGCTCCCGCAGGCGGTACGGCGGGTGGTGCCGCCGCTCCTCAACGACCTGGTGTCGCTCCAGAAGGACACCGGCCTCGTCTCCATCGCCGGCGCCGTGGACGCCGTGTACGCGGCCCAGATCATCGCCGGGAAGTACTTCAACTACACGCCGTACGTGGTCGCCGGCCTGGTCTTCGTCGCGCTGACGATCCCGATGACCCGCCTCACGGACTGGATCACGGCCCGCACCGACCGGCGGCGCGCCCAGGGAGGAACCGTATGA
- a CDS encoding amino acid ABC transporter ATP-binding protein codes for MTAEDTPVLRLESVRKTFGRDRVVLRDVTLDVPPHTVTALIGASGSGKSTLLRCANLLEEIDDGAIFLDGEEITDPRTDPDAVRRRIGVVFQSYNLFPHMTVLRNITLAPRRVLGVPRAEAEERARELLERLGLGDKAAEYPDRLSGGQQQRAAIVRALAVRPRLLLLDEITAALDPELVGEVLSVVRDLKAEGMTMVLATHEMGFAREVADQVCFLDGGVVLERGTAQQVFGDPRQERTKRFLRRIVEAGRL; via the coding sequence ATGACGGCCGAGGACACCCCCGTACTGCGGCTGGAATCCGTACGCAAGACCTTCGGCCGGGACCGCGTCGTCCTGCGCGACGTCACCCTCGACGTGCCCCCGCACACCGTGACGGCGCTGATCGGCGCCTCGGGCTCCGGCAAGTCGACGCTGCTGCGCTGCGCGAACCTGCTGGAGGAGATCGACGACGGAGCGATCTTCCTGGACGGCGAGGAGATCACCGACCCGCGCACCGACCCGGACGCGGTGCGCCGCCGGATCGGCGTCGTGTTCCAGTCGTACAACCTCTTCCCGCACATGACGGTCCTGCGGAACATCACGCTCGCGCCGCGCCGGGTCCTCGGCGTCCCCCGCGCGGAGGCCGAGGAGCGCGCCCGCGAACTGCTGGAGCGGCTCGGCCTCGGAGACAAGGCGGCGGAGTACCCGGACCGGCTCAGCGGCGGCCAGCAGCAGCGCGCCGCGATCGTCCGGGCCCTCGCGGTACGCCCCAGACTGCTGCTCCTCGACGAGATCACCGCCGCGCTCGACCCCGAACTGGTCGGTGAGGTGCTGTCGGTCGTACGGGATCTCAAGGCCGAGGGGATGACGATGGTGCTGGCCACCCACGAGATGGGCTTCGCCCGCGAGGTGGCCGACCAGGTGTGCTTCCTGGACGGCGGAGTGGTGCTGGAACGCGGCACGGCCCAGCAGGTCTTCGGCGATCCGCGGCAGGAACGTACGAAGCGGTTCCTGCGGCGGATCGTCGAAGCGGGCCGGCTCTGA
- a CDS encoding cytochrome P450 family protein, translated as MTSYPAPSADQRIPVVTLDPHGSDHHGEAARLREAGPVVRVRLPGDVMAWSVTDHALLAELVSDPRFSKDWRNWNAILRGEISDGWPLIGMVKVTNMVTADGSEHRRLRKLVTQTFTPRRVEELRPRIEAIVTELLDALPSYAGADGSVDLRQHFAHPVPMRVICELFGVPEHERPRLKELMDNIFRSDLPPEEVTASQIEQYQLLARVVGTRRAEPGDDLTSALVAARDADPESLSEEELVGTLLVMLSAGQETTLSLITNAVRALLTHPEQRGLAERGDERVWANVVEETLRWDAPIGNFPFRYPLEDVEIAGVRIPKGEAIMAPYSAVGRDTAQHGADADRFDLTREQRKHLAFGHGAHFCLGAPLARLEATVALPAVFARYPELALAVDPDTLIPVPSLFSNSTATLPVRLGSGD; from the coding sequence ATGACCTCATACCCGGCTCCCTCCGCCGATCAGCGAATACCCGTCGTCACGCTCGATCCGCACGGCTCCGACCACCACGGCGAGGCGGCCCGGCTGCGGGAGGCCGGACCGGTGGTGCGGGTGCGGCTGCCCGGGGACGTCATGGCCTGGTCGGTGACGGATCACGCCCTGCTGGCCGAGCTGGTGTCCGATCCGCGCTTCAGCAAGGACTGGCGCAACTGGAACGCCATCCTGCGCGGCGAGATATCCGACGGCTGGCCGCTGATCGGCATGGTGAAGGTCACCAACATGGTCACCGCCGACGGCTCGGAACACCGGCGGCTGCGCAAGCTCGTGACGCAGACCTTCACCCCGCGCCGGGTCGAGGAGCTGCGGCCGAGGATCGAGGCGATCGTGACGGAGCTGCTGGACGCGCTCCCCTCGTACGCCGGTGCCGACGGCAGTGTCGATCTGCGCCAGCACTTCGCGCATCCGGTGCCGATGCGGGTCATCTGCGAGCTGTTCGGGGTGCCGGAGCACGAGCGCCCGCGGCTGAAGGAGTTGATGGACAACATCTTCCGCTCGGATCTGCCGCCCGAGGAGGTGACCGCCAGTCAGATCGAGCAGTACCAGCTGCTGGCGCGGGTGGTCGGGACGCGCCGCGCGGAGCCGGGCGACGATCTGACCAGCGCGCTCGTCGCCGCCCGGGACGCCGACCCCGAATCGCTGAGCGAGGAGGAGCTGGTGGGTACGCTGCTGGTGATGCTCTCGGCGGGGCAGGAGACCACGCTCAGCCTGATCACCAACGCGGTGCGCGCCCTGCTCACCCACCCCGAGCAGCGCGGCCTCGCGGAGCGGGGAGACGAGCGGGTCTGGGCGAATGTGGTGGAGGAGACCCTGCGCTGGGACGCGCCGATCGGGAACTTCCCCTTCCGGTATCCCCTGGAGGATGTGGAGATCGCCGGTGTGCGCATCCCCAAGGGCGAGGCCATCATGGCCCCGTACAGCGCGGTGGGGCGTGACACGGCCCAGCACGGCGCGGACGCCGACCGGTTCGACCTCACCCGGGAGCAGCGCAAACACCTGGCGTTCGGCCACGGCGCGCACTTCTGCCTCGGCGCGCCGCTGGCGCGGCTGGAGGCGACGGTGGCGCTGCCCGCCGTGTTCGCGCGCTATCCGGAACTCGCGCTCGCCGTGGACCCGGACACACTGATCCCGGTGCCCTCGCTGTTCTCCAACAGCACGGCGACGCTGCCGGTGCGGCTGGGGTCCGGGGACTGA